CGCCTCCTAAAGACATCAGTAATTTATGCGAAATATTCTACGAAAAGGACGATTGGTATGATGCAGCTGCTGATGCGAGAGATAAATGGGGTGTTCCCATTCACGTGCCAATGGCAATGATGTACCAAGAAAGCTCGTTTAGGCACGATGCCCTCCCTCCGAGAGATTACGTGTTTTTCGGGTTGATCCCATGGGGACGTGTAAGTTCTGCATACGGCTATTCTCAGGCTAAAACGCCAACGTGGTCAGACTATATTCGCGAAACCGGCAATAGCGGCGCAGATAGGGATGATTTTGATGATGCCATCGATTTCATGGGGTGGTTTATTTATAAATCACAAAAAGTTAATGGCGTGTCTAAGTGGGATGCGTATGCACAGTACCTGAACTACCACGAAGGGTGGGGAGGGTATAAGCGCAGAAGTTATGACCGCAAACCTTGGCTGAAGAAAGTGG
The DNA window shown above is from Alteromonas sp. KC3 and carries:
- a CDS encoding transglycosylase SLT domain-containing protein, which translates into the protein MNQKFKKLVIFLSTFIVLFPLFIAGCATTPPKDISNLCEIFYEKDDWYDAAADARDKWGVPIHVPMAMMYQESSFRHDALPPRDYVFFGLIPWGRVSSAYGYSQAKTPTWSDYIRETGNSGADRDDFDDAIDFMGWFIYKSQKVNGVSKWDAYAQYLNYHEGWGGYKRRSYDRKPWLKKVASKVKARSLRYATQLKTCEEDLQKGWFMKLFS